ATGACCACCTTGTCGATCAGCCGCCCGTTGTTCGGCCGGCGCCGGACCCGCAGCCCGATCGTGACCGGACTCGTCCGGCACGCCCTGCTGATCGCCGTCCTGGTCGTGATGCTCTACCCGGTCGTCTGGATGGTGGCCGCGTCGTTCCGGCCGTCGGCCGAGGTGATGAACAGCCTCGGGCTGTTCTCGAGGAACTACACGCTGGACAACTACAAGCACGGCTGGAGTGCCGGGCAACTGAACTTCTCCCGCTACTTCCTCAACTCGATCGCGATCACCGCGCTGTCGATCGCGGGCAACCTCTTCTCCTGCTCGCTGACCGCGTACGCGTTCGCCCGGCTGGAGTTCCCGTTCAAGCGGGTTCTGTTCGGCCTGCTGCTGGCCACGATGCTGCTGCCGTACCACGTGACGCTGGTGCCGCAGTACATCTTGTTCAACCGGCTGGCCTGGATGAACACCTATCTGCCGCTGGTGGTGCCCAAGTGGCTCGGGGTCGAGGCGTTCTTCATCTTCTTGATGGTCCAGTTCATCCGGACCCTGCCGCGTGAGCTCGACGACGCGGCCCGGATCGACGGCTGCGGGCACTGGCGGACGTTCAGCCGGATCATCATGCCGCTCGCGCTGCCGGCCATCGGCACCACCGCGTTGTTCACCTTCATCAACAGCTGGAACGACTTCCTCGGTCCGCTGCTGTACCTGAACCGGCCGGAGCTGTGGACCGTCTCGCTCGGCCTGAACTCGTTCCTGGACGTGACCGGGGAGTCGGCGTACGGCTCACTGTTCGCCATGTCCACCCTCGCCCTCGCGCCGATCGTGGGGTTCTTCCTGGGCGCCCAGAAGCTGCTCATCGAAGGCGTCGCGACCACCGGCCTCAAGTAAACAGGAGACAGTCATGAAGAGACTCGGTACGGCGGCCCTGGCGTGCGCGGCACTGCTGGCGGTCGCCGGATGCAACGGTACGTCGGTCAGCGGATCCGGTGGCGGCGACACCGGATCGGCCCAGAACGGCAAGGGTGATGTCACCGGCAAGCTGCAGCTGACGTTCTGGGGCGGTGCGAACCGTGCGGCCAAGACGAACGCGGTGGCGGACCTGTTCGTCAAGGCGCATCCCGGTGTCACGATCGACCGGCAGAACGCCGATTTCGGCAACTACTTCAACAAGCTGAACATCCAGGCCTCCAGCAAGACGCTGCCCTGCGTGATGCAGTTGCAGGGACGGCAGCTGAACGACTACACCAAGCGCAAGGTGCTGCTACCGCTCGACCCGATGATCGAATCCGGTGCGATCAAGGTGGACGACATCCCCAAGGAGGTCGTCGACACCGGCCGCGGCCCGGACGGCAAGCTCTACTTCCTCCCGTACGGCGCCGCGTACGACGCGGTCGGCGTCAACGCGACGCTCGCCAACCAGGCCGGGGTGGGCCTGCCGCCGGAGGGCTACAACTGGACGCAGTACACGGAGTGGATGGCCAAGGCGCAGGCGAAGCTGCCGGCCGGCACCTTCGCGGCCGGCTCCCGCGGCGGTCTGCCGAACTTCTTCATCGCCTACAACCTTGCCAACGGCAAGCAGTTGTTCACCAACGACGGGAAGCTCGGTTTCGGCAAGGACACCCTCGTGGAGTACTGGACGATGTGGGAGAAGCTCCGCAAGGCCGGTGTCACGATGAGCGCCGACACCCAGGCCGACGAGCCCGAGGGCGCCGAGCAGGGCTTCATCGCGCAAGGCAAGCTGATGACCGACAGCATCCCCGGCAACGCGCTCACCCCCGCCTCGGCCACTCTCGCGAGCAAGGGCGGGGGGCAGAAGCTGACCACACTGCCGATGCCGTCCGGTCCGAGCGGCTCGGGCAACGCGATGTTCACGTCCGGGTTCGCGATCCCGACGAACTGCGACAACGTCCCGACCGCGGCCGCCTTCATCGACTTCTTCACCAACGACCTCGAGGCAGGCAAGGTGTTCAAGTCCGACAACGGCGCGGCGACCAACACCAAGGTGCTCGAGGCGCAGATCAAGGATCCGGCCCTGCCCGCGCTGAAGAAGCACGAACTGGAGCTCTACCGGCAGATCGTGGCCAAGAACCCGCCGACGATCCTCTACCCGCCGGGCTACCAGGCCACCTTCGAGTCGGCGTACACCCGGGCCTACGAGGAAGTTGCCTTCGGCAAGAAGACGGTCGAGCAGGCGGCGGACTCGTTCCTCAAAGAGGCGAACGCGGGACTGGGTGGCTGACGTGGCCGAGGGCGCACTGGACGGACTGCGGGTGCTGGACCTGACCCAGGTGATGGCAGGGCCGTTCTGCACGATGCTGCTGGCCGACCTGGGGGCCGACGTGATCAAGATCGAGAACCCGGCGACCGGCGACCAGACGCGGCGGTCCTGGGGCTACGCGGTGACGGGGGAGGACAGCCGGGCCTTCCTGGCCCTGAACCGGAACAAGCGCAGCGTCTGCCTGGACCTCAAGTCCGCGCAGGGTCTGGCCGACTTCCACCGGCTGGCCCGGTCGGCCGACATCGTGGTGGAGAACTTCCGCCCCGGCGTGACGAAACGCCTCGGCGTCGACTACGAGACGCTGTCCGCCTTGAACCCGCGGCTGATCTACGCGAGCGTCTCCGGGTTCGGCCAGACCGGCCCGTACGCCGACCGGCCGGGCTACGACCTGATCGCGCAGGCGATGTCGGGTGTCATGAGCATCACCGGGACGCCGGGCGGGGTGCCGGTGAAGTGTGGACTGCCGGTCGGTGATCTCGGGGCGGGCATGTTCTGTGCCTTCGGCATCGTCGCCGCGGTGCACGCCCGGGAGCGGAACGGGCGCGGACAGCAGGTGGAGACCTCGCTGTTCGAGTCGGCGCTGGCGATGTCGGTCTGGGAATCGACGGAGTACTGGGCGACCGGCGAAGTGCCCCAGCCGCTCGGCTCCGCGAACCGGATGTCGGCGCCGTACCAGGCGCTGCGAACCAAGGACGGCTACCTGACGCTCGGGGCCAACAACGAACGGCTGTGGCAGCGACTGTGCGCGGCTCTCGAGTTGCCCCAACTGCCGGCCGACCCGCGGTTCGTGACCAACACGGACCGGATGAAGCATCGTGATGAGCTGGCCGGCGTACTGGAAGAGGCCCTTGCGTCGGCGACCACCGACGAGTGGGTTGACCGGCTTCTCGCTGCCGGCGTTCCGGCGGGGCCGATCCGTAACTATCGCCAGGTGCTCGACGAAGATCCACACGTCCGGGCCCGCGGGATGGTGCAGGAACTGGACCATCCCGTCGAGGGACGGGTGCGGGTGCTCGGGTCGCCGGTCAGGTTGAGCGGTACGCCGGCGCAGTTGCGAAGGCACCCACCGCTGCTCGGCGAGCACACCGAAGAGGTTCTCTCGGAGCAGCCGTCGTGAGTCCGGCCGAGCTGATCGTTCGGTCCGACGGCCCGATCCTCCGCCTCTGGCTCTCGAACCCGGGTCGCCGCAACGCCATCACCTGGTCCATGTACGACGGGCTGCTCGGGATCCGCGACGTCGTGGCCGATGATCCCTCGATCCGGGTCGTCGTACTGCGCGGCGCCGGTGGTGAGGCGTTCGCGGCGGGGACCGACATCCGGCAGTTCGGGGACTTCAGGACCGGCCAGGACGGCGTCGACTACGAGCACCGGGTCGGCGAGGTGCTGACCAGCCTGCTCGGGATCCGGGTGCCGGTGGTCGCGGTGGTGGACGGACCGGCCGTCGGCGCCGGACTGGCGATCGCCGCCTGCTGTGACCTGGTGGTCGCCACGCCCGATGCCGTCTTCGGCGCACCCGTCGCGCGGACCCTGGGCAACACCCTGCCGCCGCTGGTCCTCGCCAGGCTGCAGCAGCGGCTCGGAGCAGGACGAACGATGGCGCTGCTGCTGACCGCTCGGTTGCTGCCGGCAACGGAGGCCGAGACCGCGGGTTTCGTCACCAAGATCGTCGATGCCGAGGCGCTGGAGGAGTACGTCGAGGATCTCTTGCTCACGATCCGTTCCAACGCACCGCTGACGTTGGCCTCGTTGAAGGAGATCGAGCGCCGCGTCCTG
The Kribbella voronezhensis DNA segment above includes these coding regions:
- a CDS encoding ABC transporter substrate-binding protein, whose amino-acid sequence is MKRLGTAALACAALLAVAGCNGTSVSGSGGGDTGSAQNGKGDVTGKLQLTFWGGANRAAKTNAVADLFVKAHPGVTIDRQNADFGNYFNKLNIQASSKTLPCVMQLQGRQLNDYTKRKVLLPLDPMIESGAIKVDDIPKEVVDTGRGPDGKLYFLPYGAAYDAVGVNATLANQAGVGLPPEGYNWTQYTEWMAKAQAKLPAGTFAAGSRGGLPNFFIAYNLANGKQLFTNDGKLGFGKDTLVEYWTMWEKLRKAGVTMSADTQADEPEGAEQGFIAQGKLMTDSIPGNALTPASATLASKGGGQKLTTLPMPSGPSGSGNAMFTSGFAIPTNCDNVPTAAAFIDFFTNDLEAGKVFKSDNGAATNTKVLEAQIKDPALPALKKHELELYRQIVAKNPPTILYPPGYQATFESAYTRAYEEVAFGKKTVEQAADSFLKEANAGLGG
- a CDS encoding carbohydrate ABC transporter permease → MTTLSISRPLFGRRRTRSPIVTGLVRHALLIAVLVVMLYPVVWMVAASFRPSAEVMNSLGLFSRNYTLDNYKHGWSAGQLNFSRYFLNSIAITALSIAGNLFSCSLTAYAFARLEFPFKRVLFGLLLATMLLPYHVTLVPQYILFNRLAWMNTYLPLVVPKWLGVEAFFIFLMVQFIRTLPRELDDAARIDGCGHWRTFSRIIMPLALPAIGTTALFTFINSWNDFLGPLLYLNRPELWTVSLGLNSFLDVTGESAYGSLFAMSTLALAPIVGFFLGAQKLLIEGVATTGLK
- a CDS encoding enoyl-CoA hydratase — encoded protein: MSPAELIVRSDGPILRLWLSNPGRRNAITWSMYDGLLGIRDVVADDPSIRVVVLRGAGGEAFAAGTDIRQFGDFRTGQDGVDYEHRVGEVLTSLLGIRVPVVAVVDGPAVGAGLAIAACCDLVVATPDAVFGAPVARTLGNTLPPLVLARLQQRLGAGRTMALLLTARLLPATEAETAGFVTKIVDAEALEEYVEDLLLTIRSNAPLTLASLKEIERRVLAEGANAAADDVLAAVYGSRDFRAGVAGFLEHQPVEWEGH
- a CDS encoding CaiB/BaiF CoA transferase family protein, giving the protein MAEGALDGLRVLDLTQVMAGPFCTMLLADLGADVIKIENPATGDQTRRSWGYAVTGEDSRAFLALNRNKRSVCLDLKSAQGLADFHRLARSADIVVENFRPGVTKRLGVDYETLSALNPRLIYASVSGFGQTGPYADRPGYDLIAQAMSGVMSITGTPGGVPVKCGLPVGDLGAGMFCAFGIVAAVHARERNGRGQQVETSLFESALAMSVWESTEYWATGEVPQPLGSANRMSAPYQALRTKDGYLTLGANNERLWQRLCAALELPQLPADPRFVTNTDRMKHRDELAGVLEEALASATTDEWVDRLLAAGVPAGPIRNYRQVLDEDPHVRARGMVQELDHPVEGRVRVLGSPVRLSGTPAQLRRHPPLLGEHTEEVLSEQPS